ATACAATACACTGGACTTGAAACAAGCGGAGAAAATCCTTAAACTTTTTTAAAATAAAATGTACGAAATAAAAAAAATAGAAAATAAGGATGAATACGAGAGGGGTCGGAGGAGTACTGAGACGTCTTTTTTGCAATCGTGGGAATACGGTCAGTTACAAAAAGATTTAGGGTATGAGCCACTTTATCTTGGAATCTTTGAGAGTGGTAATCTGATGCAGAGTCTTTTATTTATACTTTTTAGAGCGAGGAGGGGGACTTATCTTTTTTGTCCTTATGGCGTTCATAGTGAAAAACAATTTGAATCTTTAATTCCATTTTTAAAGAAATATGCGACTGCACACAAAGTCGACTTTATAAGACTTAGTCCTCTGCTTGATGAGACAGAAGAGAATAAGGCGTTATTTAAGAAATATGGGTTTAAGGGAGCTCCGGTGCACATGGTGCACCCGGAGCTCTTGTGGCTCCTTGATATATCTGGCACAGAAGATGAGATCCTTGCACAGATGCGTAAAAACACTAGGTACGGTGTGCGCCGCGCAGAAAAAGATGGTGTATCGATAAAATCCGGCGCAACGCAGGAGCTTCTTGATACTTTCTATGCGATTCATGAAGAGACCGCAAAAAGACAGGGGTTTGTGCCATATAGCAAAAAATTCTTAGATGCACAGCGGAGGGTTTTCGCCCCTTTGGATAAGATAAAAATCTTTATCGGTATGTTCGAAGGTAAGGCTATTTCAGGAGCGGTAATTATGTATTATGGGGACGAAGGGGCTTATCATCATGGAGCATCTCTTACAGAATATAACAAAATTCCTGCATCCTACTTGATTCAATGGGAAGCGATCAAAGAGGCGAAGAGCCGTAACATGCATACTTATAATTTTTGGGGAGTAGTGGATAATGCACCAAAACATCCATGGGCGGGTTTGAGCTTTTTCAAAAAAGGATTTGGTGGAGAGGGGCGGCAAATATTGCATTGTCAGGACCTTCCAATTACAAAAAAATATTGGTTGAATTGGATCGTAGAAACGATCAGGCGTATTAAACGTGGTTATTAAGCCTGTTTTCAGACTAAATCGGTACTCCCGTTGGTACGCCAAATCCTCGCCCCGTCTCTTTAAGTTCGCATGCTGATATTGGTGAGTTGACGCAGGTATGTTGACGTAACTTTTTTGAAATAAAAATGGCTTCCTTGAGCCATTAAATGAACCTAAAAGTGTTCACGTGCACACTTTTCGTACGTTATTTCGTACGTTTCTTACCCACATGCACACTTTTAGGACAGTGTAGTTGAGACGTTGCTTTTGTAAGCGGAATTTGATGGCTCCGAACTTGAGAGAGCGATTTAATTCTACCACGGTGTCCTAAATGTATGTGTACTATATACCTATTACTATATACCTATTTAGAAGACGGCACTTGCGCGCCGGCTCTTTTTATGTTATGATTACCAGATACTTTATTGATTCTAAAAACATTTCTTTAACCCAAAACAAAATGTCTAACAAAAATCAAAA
This window of the Candidatus Peregrinibacteria bacterium genome carries:
- a CDS encoding peptidoglycan bridge formation glycyltransferase FemA/FemB family protein; this encodes MYEIKKIENKDEYERGRRSTETSFLQSWEYGQLQKDLGYEPLYLGIFESGNLMQSLLFILFRARRGTYLFCPYGVHSEKQFESLIPFLKKYATAHKVDFIRLSPLLDETEENKALFKKYGFKGAPVHMVHPELLWLLDISGTEDEILAQMRKNTRYGVRRAEKDGVSIKSGATQELLDTFYAIHEETAKRQGFVPYSKKFLDAQRRVFAPLDKIKIFIGMFEGKAISGAVIMYYGDEGAYHHGASLTEYNKIPASYLIQWEAIKEAKSRNMHTYNFWGVVDNAPKHPWAGLSFFKKGFGGEGRQILHCQDLPITKKYWLNWIVETIRRIKRGY